A single genomic interval of Spirosoma linguale DSM 74 harbors:
- a CDS encoding hypothetical protein (KEGG: gur:Gura_0126 hypothetical protein), with translation MNTQRITVFFTILLFVFSLEACKHVRPDAPVQEEFEPPITEPVSYMAGNLTFNIRDLEAKINKSLKTTLVPEETFEGHKGEAWRFRVDRTGPVRIRYANRKVYFSAPLEVWYTNPIGLRKSSKRKSRTLCALSVTFNSPVGVGTSWRLATKSRFENYEWLQEPKVQLLGIKVNVKSIAEKILNKRKADIEKAIDKAVYDGLRLDREVSKVWRDMQNPLRIAKVPDNFWLLPKPFSIAVAPVYGNATQITVPIQIAFRVKTHLGPKPMVDSLIMLPRLLRRKSLPDSARIEVLAFIPYSEVNTVLARTLAKQKLNLVGGHINIKSASVYGSGRKLILKANVGGKVSGSLFFHGNPEYDTLTNTLRMNDVDFDVDTKERLFATADWLLHDHLRDTIQAAMVIPLRQQISSIPDKIETAFAKAKVGQKTALNIDTFRLVPQRIVIRPDGVQLLIKVKSKVAVKVKRF, from the coding sequence ATGAATACTCAGCGAATCACCGTATTTTTCACTATACTCCTTTTTGTTTTTAGTCTGGAAGCGTGCAAACACGTTCGTCCGGACGCGCCGGTTCAGGAAGAGTTTGAACCGCCAATCACGGAACCCGTATCCTACATGGCCGGGAATCTGACCTTCAATATCCGTGATCTGGAAGCCAAAATAAACAAGTCACTTAAGACCACACTTGTTCCGGAAGAGACTTTTGAAGGCCACAAAGGCGAAGCCTGGCGGTTTCGGGTTGACCGAACCGGTCCCGTACGCATTCGATATGCCAATCGTAAAGTTTATTTCTCGGCTCCGCTGGAGGTCTGGTACACGAACCCTATCGGACTCCGTAAAAGCTCAAAACGCAAGAGTCGTACGCTCTGTGCACTCTCCGTAACGTTTAATAGTCCCGTTGGTGTTGGAACAAGCTGGCGGCTGGCTACGAAGTCGAGGTTTGAAAACTACGAATGGCTCCAGGAACCTAAAGTCCAACTGCTGGGAATAAAGGTCAACGTGAAAAGTATTGCCGAAAAAATACTTAACAAACGAAAGGCTGACATAGAGAAAGCTATCGACAAAGCGGTGTACGACGGTTTGCGTCTCGACAGGGAGGTGAGTAAAGTATGGCGGGATATGCAAAACCCGCTGCGAATTGCCAAAGTGCCCGACAATTTCTGGCTGCTTCCCAAACCGTTCAGTATTGCTGTGGCTCCTGTTTATGGCAACGCAACGCAGATAACGGTGCCCATCCAGATTGCTTTTCGGGTAAAAACGCATTTGGGGCCCAAGCCGATGGTTGATTCGTTAATCATGCTGCCCCGGTTGCTGCGCCGGAAAAGTCTGCCCGATTCTGCCCGCATTGAAGTGCTGGCCTTTATTCCATACTCGGAGGTGAACACGGTCCTGGCCCGCACACTGGCGAAACAGAAACTAAACCTCGTTGGTGGGCACATCAATATTAAAAGCGCGTCGGTATATGGGAGTGGCCGCAAGCTGATTCTGAAGGCAAACGTAGGTGGGAAAGTATCCGGTTCTTTGTTCTTTCACGGCAACCCGGAGTACGATACTCTTACCAACACCCTACGAATGAATGATGTCGACTTTGACGTCGATACAAAAGAGCGGCTGTTTGCTACCGCAGACTGGCTTTTGCATGATCACCTCCGCGACACCATCCAGGCGGCCATGGTTATTCCACTGCGTCAGCAGATTTCTTCTATTCCCGACAAGATCGAAACGGCATTTGCCAAAGCTAAAGTCGGGCAGAAGACGGCGCTGAATATTGATACCTTCCGACTGGTGCCTCAGCGCATCGTGATCCGACCCGATGGCGTGCAGTTACTGATCAAGGTGAAATCGAAAGTAGCCGTGAAGGTCAAACGCTTCTAA
- a CDS encoding Chitinase (KEGG: cja:CJA_1182 endo-chitinase, putative, chi18A~PFAM: glycoside hydrolase family 18~SMART: chitinase II): MKKVLPIVALMLVLLGQNLLAQSAKSHPYVVIGYVTGSGWTKDQIEAQKLTHINYAFGVPDEKGEIAPLTAKDGENLAKLTSLRANNKDLKILLSIGGWGGCKYFSDAALNEASRQKFTNSAVAILKKHQLDGIDIDWEYPDQIGAGNIYRPADKQNFTLFLKSLRDGLDKQGKLDKRTGKNHYLLTAATGGDTAFVNHTELGQAQKYLDYVNIMTYDLYHGNDKVTGHHSPLFQSAKGDHSRNSSADAVDGHIRAGVPASKIVLGLPFYGRGWSETRDQDNGLFQPSTGKHYFISYDELMAKYISKNGYTRYWDNDAKAPYLWNPDSRTFISYADPESFIYKVEYVKSKKLAGVMFWEYIYDLQQKSILLNTLVGELNKQK, translated from the coding sequence ATGAAAAAAGTTCTTCCTATCGTTGCCCTTATGCTGGTGCTGCTCGGGCAAAATCTGCTGGCTCAATCCGCAAAATCGCATCCATATGTTGTCATTGGCTACGTAACCGGCAGCGGCTGGACAAAAGATCAGATCGAAGCGCAGAAACTGACCCACATCAACTATGCATTCGGCGTTCCGGACGAAAAAGGCGAAATCGCCCCGCTGACTGCCAAAGATGGCGAGAATCTGGCAAAGCTCACTTCCCTCAGAGCCAACAATAAAGACCTCAAAATTTTACTTTCCATTGGTGGCTGGGGCGGCTGCAAATACTTTTCCGATGCGGCTCTGAATGAGGCCTCCCGCCAAAAATTTACGAACAGCGCCGTTGCGATCCTGAAAAAACACCAGCTCGATGGTATCGATATCGACTGGGAATACCCCGATCAGATTGGTGCCGGGAATATCTACCGCCCCGCCGATAAACAAAACTTTACCCTGTTTCTGAAATCCCTGCGGGATGGGCTGGATAAACAAGGGAAGCTGGACAAGCGCACGGGTAAAAATCACTACCTGCTCACAGCCGCCACTGGTGGCGACACGGCTTTTGTGAACCATACGGAATTGGGACAGGCCCAGAAGTACCTCGACTATGTCAATATCATGACTTACGATCTGTACCATGGCAACGACAAAGTAACGGGCCACCACAGCCCCCTGTTTCAATCGGCCAAGGGCGACCACTCCCGAAACAGCAGCGCCGATGCCGTCGATGGGCACATACGGGCGGGCGTACCGGCCAGCAAAATCGTGCTGGGCCTCCCTTTCTACGGGCGAGGCTGGTCCGAAACCCGCGATCAGGATAACGGACTCTTTCAACCATCGACGGGTAAACATTACTTTATCAGCTACGATGAACTGATGGCGAAGTACATCAGCAAGAACGGGTACACCCGCTATTGGGACAACGATGCCAAAGCCCCGTATCTCTGGAATCCAGACTCGCGTACGTTCATCTCCTACGCCGACCCCGAGTCGTTCATTTACAAAGTTGAGTACGTAAAATCAAAGAAACTGGCCGGGGTGATGTTCTGGGAATACATTTATGACCTTCAGCAAAAAAGCATACTACTGAACACACTGGTCGGGGAATTAAACAAACAGAAGTAA
- a CDS encoding HhH-GPD family protein (PFAM: HhH-GPD family protein~SMART: HhH-GPD family protein~KEGG: lhk:LHK_01743 HhH-GPD family protein), which produces MTDINSSALTHLAQDPVMARIIAETPVPKLVNDYADDVYLALLESIVSQQISVKAADAIFSRFRALFPDKYPQADALLLKTTDELRSAGLSFQKIKYLQSVAEFSLEKPIDRVHLDALTDEEIVQYLLPIKGVGRWTVEMLLMFVLDRPDIFPIDDLVIRQRMLRAYPEQTNGLTGKALYKVLLSIAEPWRPYRTTASRYLWRWQAT; this is translated from the coding sequence ATGACGGATATTAATTCTTCTGCCCTGACGCACCTCGCTCAGGACCCGGTTATGGCCCGCATTATAGCGGAAACTCCAGTACCGAAACTAGTTAACGACTACGCCGATGATGTGTATCTGGCGCTGCTCGAAAGCATCGTTTCACAGCAGATTTCGGTGAAAGCGGCCGATGCCATCTTCAGCCGCTTCCGGGCACTGTTTCCGGATAAGTACCCTCAGGCGGATGCGCTTTTACTGAAAACCACCGATGAACTGCGGAGTGCCGGTTTGTCGTTTCAGAAGATTAAGTACTTACAAAGCGTAGCGGAGTTCTCGCTGGAGAAACCCATCGACCGAGTGCATCTTGATGCCCTAACGGACGAGGAAATTGTGCAATACCTGCTTCCCATTAAAGGGGTTGGCCGGTGGACGGTCGAGATGCTGCTAATGTTTGTGCTGGATAGACCCGATATTTTTCCTATCGACGATCTGGTTATTCGTCAGCGGATGCTGCGGGCGTACCCCGAACAAACCAATGGGCTGACGGGTAAAGCCTTGTACAAAGTCCTGCTCAGCATTGCAGAACCCTGGCGACCGTACCGAACTACCGCCAGCCGATACCTCTGGCGATGGCAGGCAACCTAA
- a CDS encoding magnesium and cobalt transport protein CorA (TIGRFAM: magnesium and cobalt transport protein CorA~PFAM: Mg2 transporter protein CorA family protein~KEGG: gur:Gura_3419 magnesium and cobalt transport protein CorA): MSKHRHNRSAEKLLGTSPGTLTYVGQEIEHATKIKRIDYNATDYSIDDSSRLSACKIPPAEAPFVSWVDVDGIHEPKVVAAIGQQYHLHPLLLEDVVNTEQKPKLDLYDDTVVFITLKYLHHSRQRQEIDIEHVSLVLGKNYLISFQEERSKDIFEPVIERIKASSGKTRRNGADYLLYALMDVMVDHYLLITERIGEKMDELEEEIVEERASQQTLSTLYKLKRELAFIRRTINPLRDIVGTLLRGESDMIQHTTIPYLRDLSDHVNQVIETLDSYRELIAGLMDVYYSIVNNRMNSVMKTLTIVSAIFIPLTFIAGIYGMNFSNMPELRSPTGYFWTLLVMGCIALGEIIYFKRRGWM; the protein is encoded by the coding sequence ATGTCGAAACACCGGCACAATCGCTCGGCCGAAAAACTGCTCGGCACATCGCCCGGCACGCTTACTTATGTAGGGCAGGAGATCGAACACGCTACCAAAATCAAACGAATAGATTATAACGCCACCGATTATTCCATTGATGATAGCAGTAGACTGAGTGCCTGTAAAATTCCCCCGGCCGAAGCTCCTTTTGTGAGCTGGGTGGATGTAGATGGCATTCATGAACCTAAAGTGGTAGCGGCTATTGGTCAGCAGTATCACCTGCACCCGCTGCTGCTCGAAGATGTGGTCAATACGGAGCAGAAGCCAAAGCTTGACCTGTACGACGATACCGTCGTATTCATAACCCTCAAATACCTGCACCACAGCCGTCAGCGGCAGGAAATCGATATTGAGCACGTCAGTTTGGTGCTGGGTAAGAACTACCTTATCTCGTTTCAGGAGGAGCGGTCGAAGGATATTTTTGAGCCGGTAATTGAACGCATAAAAGCGTCGTCGGGAAAAACCCGTCGCAACGGAGCCGACTACCTGCTCTATGCGCTGATGGATGTGATGGTCGACCATTATTTGCTGATAACCGAACGGATTGGTGAAAAAATGGATGAACTGGAGGAGGAAATTGTGGAAGAAAGAGCCAGTCAGCAAACCCTGTCCACGCTCTATAAACTCAAACGCGAACTGGCCTTTATCCGGCGAACCATCAACCCACTGCGGGATATTGTCGGTACATTGCTTCGGGGCGAATCAGACATGATTCAGCATACCACAATTCCGTATCTGCGGGATCTGTCTGACCATGTCAATCAGGTCATTGAAACCCTGGACTCGTACCGGGAATTAATTGCCGGTTTGATGGACGTTTACTACTCCATCGTGAACAACCGCATGAACTCAGTCATGAAAACGCTGACGATTGTGTCGGCTATTTTCATCCCGCTGACATTCATTGCAGGCATTTATGGAATGAATTTTAGTAATATGCCCGAATTACGGTCGCCTACGGGCTATTTTTGGACCTTGCTGGTCATGGGATGTATCGCCCTTGGTGAAATTATATATTTCAAACGACGCGGATGGATGTAA